Genomic segment of Paenibacillus polymyxa:
TTTGGGATCAATAAAATATTCACCATCATCTGGCGCTCCAGTCGTCTGGAAGGCAGGATTCGTTACGGTAATCATAATTCTCCAGTCGTCTGCATCCAGCGTGAGTGGGATCGTTTTTTTGCCATTGATCGTTGGGTGCTTGGCTGTATAGGTTTTGAGTACGTTTTCATAATCCTGTAGCGTTCTTACCTTTGGATATCCTAACTCCTTGAGCACCTTATGCTGAATTTCAAATCCGCCCGTCGCGTCAAAACTCTCCTGTCCCACACCTGCATACGTAGGAAGGACATAGATGGATTGATCTTTATTACTGTATTTCAAACGATCCATATAGGGTCCATATAGCTTTTTGAGATTGGGTGCGTGATCGTTGATCAGATCTGTCAGATCAATCATGGCCCCCGCATCCACAAGCTTGTTAATATTCGCTTTAGGAGAAACCAAGTCCGGGTATTCTCCACTTGCTGCCATCAAAGCAATTCGGTCATCTCCACCTCCGCCGCTGACATCAAATTCCGCATTCAAGGTTACACCTGTTTTCTTGGTGATTTCCTTGCCTATTTCATCCTTCATTCCATTCCATTGCGGGCTTGTATCTGCTCCGAAGAAGCTAAACGTAATCGGGTCTGTGCCGCTGGACGTGCCTTCCTTCGCTGCTTTATCGCTTCCTCCACAACCTGCGAGTGCGGTAAGAGACACCGCGAGCAAGGGAATCAGTGCAAATCTGGACCAGTGTTTGTTCATGTATAAATCCTCCTATATTCCTATGATGACTGCTCCTGCAAATAACTTCTATTTCACTACCGGTATCCCAATTTTTAAGATTTCACTGCCCCCAGCGTCATACCGCCTACAAAATATTTTTGCAAGAACGGATACACCATCAGGATGGGGAGCGTAACCGTAATCGTGATTGCCATTTTAATCGACTCTGGTGAAATTTGGGCCATTTGCTTAGCCATATCGTTACTATTCGTCATACTGGAGCCGCCTTGCTGCGTACTTTGCAGTATCTTCATCAGCTCATACTGTAGCGTCGTCCATTGCGGCGCCCCACCATTATACAAATACGTATCAAACCAAGCATTCCACTGACCTACTGCCAGAAAAAGAGCAATCGTTGCCAATACTGGTTTGCACAGCGGCAAAATAATTCTCCAGTAAATCGTAAAATCATTCGCCCCATCGAGTTTGGCTGACTCCTGCAGCGCATACGGCAAACCGTCCATAAAGGAACGAATAACAAACACATTAAATGCGCTAATTAAGCCTGGAAAAATGTACACCCAAAACGAACCCAGCAGATGCAGATCACGCATCAAAATAAACACGGGCACCATCCCGCCGGAAAAATACATCGTCAACGCCAAAAACGTAGAAATAAACTTACGAGCGCGAAACTCGACCCGACTCAATGTAAAAGCAAGCATAGACGCGCAGATCAATCCGAGTACCGTCCCGACCAAAGTACGAAGAATAGATATTTGCAGTCCCTGAAGAAGGCCATCGTACTGGAAAATCGTTTTGTAATTTTCGAGCGTAAATTGGCGGGGCCATATATAAATACCGCCGCGAACCGTGTCCGTTGAATTGTTCAGGGAAATCGCAAGTACGTTCAGAAACGGGTACAGCGTCAACACCACGATCAGAGCCATGAGGATATAGTTGAACAGATCAAACAGCTTCTCAGATCGGGTAGCATTAAATGCCTTATTCGTCATTTCGCCTCTCCCTCCCTACATAATGCTTTCTTTAGTTAGTTTTTTGAATATACCGTTCGCCGTAAACAACAGCAAAATGCTAACCAGTGAGTTGAAAATACCAATTGCCGTCCCATAAGAGAAGCGACCCAAATTAATCCCATAATTGAGCGCGTACAGATCCAACACCTCGGAATAATCCGTCACGAGACTATTGCCAAGCAAGAACTGCTTTTCAAAACCATTGCTCACCAGATGTCCAATCGCCATAATGAACAAAACCGCAATTGTCGAGCGGATACCCGGAAGTGTAATATGCCACATCTGTCTCCAGCGGCTCGCTCCATCCACGCGCGATGCTTCATACTGTTCTTGATCAATTCCGGTGATTGCAGCTAAATAAATAATCGTATTCCAGCCCGTCTCTTTCCAGATGTCGGAAGCGGTTACAATGTACCAGAACCAGCTCCCCTTTGCCATGAACTGAATCGGTTCATCCACAATATGAAGCGCTACCAATATATCGTTGACAATGCCTCCGTCAATGGACAGCATCTTGGTGACCAAACCGGCTACAACTACCCAGGATACAAAATGCGGAAGGTAGGATATTGTCTGCACAAACCGTTTGAACAGCATACCACGCAGCTCATTTAACAGAATTGCAAAGAAGATCGGTACGACAAAACCAAATATAATCCCCATCAGGCTCATCGCTAGCGTATTGCGTAATACCAGATAAAAACGTTCATCCTGAAATAGCTCAATAAAGTTATTCAGCCCTACCCATTTCTGGTCCGAAAAAGATTTGGCTGGCTTATAATTTTGAAACGCCATCGTCCAGCCCCAGAGCGGAAGATAGCTGAAAACAAACACCCATATGACGAAAGGAATAGACATAAAATAAAGATACTTTTGCTGCTTCACACTGTCCCACAAGCCTTTTCTACCACGTTCAGGCTTCGGGCCGCGAGCCTTGCGCGGTCTTCCCCGGTTGGATTCAGGAATCACAGCTCCATTACTGGAAGCGGTTTCAGTTGAAGATCCCATAACAAGCTCCTCCTCATCTCTAGATACTATTATCATACTTTGCTGGCTCGGAAGCGGGTACCCGACGAATTAGGGGAAAAATCAGTTCAAAATTAGATATATGGGATGAAAAAAATTACATTCGTGCCACTACGCATGCGGATGGTGCTTCCCTCGCTGTTGTCCCCGGATTTCTTGAATAAGCAACCAAAGGTAGAAATCCGGGGACAAAGGCGACCGCTTCGCTTGTCCAGCACCATTCCGCCTGCTCCGTTCTCATGTAAATTTTCTGAGAGAAGTCTTGTAAAAAACAAAAGATCAGCAATGTAAGCTGATCAGAGGTAAAGGATAAAGGATAATGCATATTGCACCACAGGTGGATGATGGTATATATACAGACTGTCGCAATTAACCTAATTGATTAAAGGAAAAAAAATAGCTTTCTAGCATCCATGTGCTAGAAAGCTATTTTGATTCATTTTACCGTGATCGTCCCGTAGTACATGTACATGCCACAATTATACTCATATACCCCCGGCTTCAAGTCCTTGACGGTAAAATAATTATTTTCGTGATCCAGGTAAACGTCCATTCCGATCTTCAACGACTGCACTTCATCAATGCAAGTAAAGGATGTCATTTTCTTGAAATTGATTTTGGTTGGAACGCCGGCTTTCACTTCAATATTTTCAGGATAGAAACCGTCCCCTTTTACACCCACTGTAACAATCTCATATTTGGTCTTGTCCGGCTCTTCCTGAGCTTGTTTAGGTTGAGTGGCCGGAAACGACGACACGCTCCCCTGAAAATAAAATAAGACAAACCCGCCCATGCTCAGGGCTACAAAACCAATCAGCATCAAATGCCAATGCTTAGAGATAAGTGCTGTTAATAAAAATTTTAATTACCTCATTTCACAGGCTCGGATGATCCAGCTCATACAGGTTGCGGTATCGGGGATGCTCCTGCCACAGCTGTTCATGACTGCCCCGCATGGAAATGGTGCCCTGCTCCATAAAGATCACCTCGTCCATATGCTCCATTCCCGTCAGATGATGCGTGATCCAGATGAGCGTTTTACCCTCCAGCACACGAAACATCGTCTGCATGAGCTCATGCTCTGTCAGCGGGTCAAGCCCCACTGTCGGCTCATCCAGTAAAACAATCGGGTGATTTTTCAGCAAAATCCGCGCCAGTGCAATTCGCTGTTTTTCTCCACCGGAAAAACGAAGACCTGTCTCCTGCATTCGGGTATCGTAGCCCTCCGGCAAAGAATCAATCAGGGCTCCAAGCCCTACCTGCTCTGTTACTGCACGAACCTCATCCAGCGTAGCATCGGGTCGTCCCAGCCGAATATTGTTCGCTACCGTTGTATCGAATAAATACGGCTGTTGGTTTAGCACTGCAAATAGACTGGAGTATGCTCCACCTGTATATACGGGAATGCCTGCGACAGTGACGCTACCTTCATCAGGCTGCAATGCTCCCTGAATCAGGTTCAGTAGCGTGGACTTGCCCGCACCACTGCGACCAAGCAATGCAACCTTTCCCCCCTGTGGTACGTGCAAAGAGATATCACGAACGCTCCATTCCTGCGTTGTCGCATAGCGGTAGCTTACGTTGTTCAGCAGCAGGTCTCCTCCGTGGCCCAATCGCATAGCGGTAGCCTGTTCCTCTAGAATATCTGCTGTTCCGCCTGCTCCAGGTGTAGGTGTGTCTTTCTCCGAATCCTTTAACCGTCGAACTGAATCCTGATACTCCGGCGCATGAACCACCGCTTCTCCAGCGCGAACGAAGGCATCCAGCAATGGAAAAGCCACAAGGGCAAAGGATGCCAGCCATGTGGCTTCTATACGATTCTGTGCTACCAGTCCTCCAGCCCACACAGTCATAATCACAACCCCGGCACCTACAACGCATTGTGCGATCCAATGAGAACGCCACTCGCTCCGGCGAAGTGAATTTTCCATTACGGCAGCCCTATTGTGTCGTTGTGTAAAGGTGCTCAGGAAATGCCCAGTCCGTCCGCTCAGCACCAGATCACTCATGCCGAACAGAGCATCCGTTAGCTCCTGATAGGCTTTACTCCGTTCCTGCTTGAACACTCGCCGTTTGGCGAGTGAGGTCCATAGTGAGATAGCTGGGGCAATAAAAAGCAAAAATCCACCATATAGTGCCATGAGCAAGGCAAAGGTTCCGTCCATCCGTCCAAGCGCCCAGATGCCTGCTGCATAAATCAGCAAAGCCGATAGCGCAGGCAGAACTAGCTTCAGATAGATGTTTTGAAGCTGCTCAATATCCTCTGCCAGCATTCCCAAGAGGTCCCCTGTACGGAATTTGCTGCGAATCATCAGCGCCTGCGGTTCCACTGCCCGATATAAGCGTACCCGCATACGGGACACAAGGCGCAGTGCGGCATCATGTCCTACCAAGCGCTCCAGGTACTGAATAACCGCTTTACTAAAGCCAAATGTTCGCACAAGCACAATGGGAACGTACACCATTAATATATTTTCCGGTTTTAAGGCCGAACGGGTAATCAGATGACCGGACGTAAAGAGCAACGCGCCCGCACATCCAATGGCCAATGCACCCAAAAGAGCAGCTACCAGAAAGGCCCAAAAATATTGTCTCAGATACGTCACAAACCAGCCTTGTCTGCTATTGTCCGTTACTCTCATATCGTCCGTTCCCTCCTTCCGACATCCCCGTCAGCAATCGGTAATATGCCCCCTTACGGGCAATCAATTGTTGATGGGAACCTACTTCTTCCAGACGACCTTGATTCATCATCCAGACACAGTCCATATCTGGCATCCAATGTAGCCGGTGGGTGGCAAGAAACACTCTTTTGTGTTTCAAAACCGATAAAATCGTCTGTTTTAGCTCCCACTCTGTCTCAATATCCAGATGCGCCGTAGGCTCATCCAATAAAATGACCGGACGGTTACTGAGCAATGCCCGCGCCAATGCAATCCGCTGCGCCTGCCCTCCGCTCAGTGTCCTACCTGCTTCACCAATGGGCTCATTCATTCCACCCGGAAGACCGTCTACCAGTTCACGCAGTCCAACCGCGTCAATCGCCCACTCTACCTGCTGGTTGGATGCCTCAGGTTCATAAAAGCGGATATTATCTGCCAAAGAAGCGCTAAACAGGTAAGGATGCTGTGGAATATACGCAATATGCCGTTGCCATTCAGTTTTGGCTTCCCCACCCAATCCGCATCCATTCAGGAGTAGCTCGCCTGAAGTCGGATCAGCAAAGCCGCCAAGCAGACTAAGCAGCGTCGTTTTACCTGCACCGCTAGCTCCAACGATGCCGATCATGTTCATGTGCGGTTCAACATGTGCAGACACATGTTCAAGCCGGGCAGAACCGTCTTCATTCAGGAGGCACACATCAGACAGCTCAAGAATGTCCTGTCCCGTGATGTCCAATCCTTTATCGTTAGCTGCCGGTTTATTCGGCTTGGTCGCATCATCCTCTGTACTGAGAATGGAGCGTATTGCTCCCCAAGCCTCCTTGCCATCCAGTGAAGCATGATAGTCTGATCCCAACTGGCGTATAGGCATAAAATATTCTGGCGCCAAAATAAGCACCGCCAGCGCTGCCTCCAAACCCACCGAGCCACTAATCAGGCGCAAACCCAAGCCTACCGCGACAAAAGCGACCGATAGCATACTAAAAAAATCAAGGGCAAATGAGGAAAGAAACGCTACCCGCAGCGTGCGCATCGTTGCCGTGCGGTATTGGTCGCTGACCTTCCCAACCGTTTCCCCATGCTCTTGGCTACGACCCAAAAACCTTAGTGTCTGAAGTCCACGCAGCGAATCCGTGAAATGGTGAGATAACAGACGATAGGAACGCCACTGCTTGTCTGCCTGCTTCCGCGCCGCCAAGCCGAGCAAAATAAAGAAGCCTACCAGGATTGGCATCGTAGTCGTCAAAATGACACCTGAAATGACATCCAATGTGAAAACATACACAAGCACAAGTATAGTTACAGCCATCATGTCAATCATACGAGGAATGGACAGTTCCAAATACGTGCGAAAACGATCCATGCCGTCCAGCGCTAGCGTCACCAATTTGCCACTGCCTTCCTGCGCTGCAAAACCCGGCCCCCGTTCGAACAAACGTGCAAGCAGACGCTCCCGTAAGGAAGCGCCTGAAGCTTCGGCAAAACGGCCTGCTGTCCGGCGTTGCAGCCAGATCATCGTATGCCTCATTGCAAAAGCTGCGAAAAACAACGCCAGCGACGGCCAAGCCATTACCAGCGGATTTTTATCAAATAAAATCGTAACAGCCTTTGCCAAGAAGACTGCTTGTGCAATCACTGCGGCCCCCTGGAGCAGGGAAAGGGCAGCCAGTAGCAGCATCACTGGCCGAATGCCCTTTAATTCAAACCATGCCTTATCCATTAGTATTCCAAATGATCCTTCTCACTGAGACGCTTATGGAAAACAAAATAGCTCCATGCCTGATAAGCCAACACAAAGGGTAAAAGCGTTGCTGCAACAATCGTCATGGCTTTCAGTGTGTAATGACTGGAGCTTGCATTATAAATCGTTAAATCAAAAGCACTGTTAATCGAGCTCACCATAAATCTTGGGAACAAACCGACGAATAACGAAACGAAGGTCAGTAAAATCACTGCACCTGTCATCCCGAAGGCCCATCCTTCACGGCGCTGCTTCAGGAAGTACCATGTCAGCACATAGGCGACAATTCCCACCGCAACCGCAGCATACATAAAGGGACCGCGACGTGCAAATAAATCCGTTGCAAAATAAGTCCATACCACCATGCCAGCGAGTAAAATGCCCAATACCGGGAGAAATTTGGACGCAATCACGCGAGCGCGATCCCGTACTTCTCCAATCGTCCGCAGGGAAATAAACGTCAGCCCGTGCATTAGACACATTCCGACCACTGTCAGTCCAATCCATACGGTGTATCCATTGAATACATCGGAGAATCCAGCTTTCAAATCCATGTTTTGCTGAATAGGTACACCTTTCACCAAAGCCGCAAAAGCCATACCGAACAGCATCGGCGGTAGAAAGCTGCCAATCAGAATGCAGGCATCCCACGTTCCTGTCCACCATTTCCCTTCAGCCTTGCCGCGGAACTCAAAAGAAACTCCACGCAAGATCAAACCTAGCAAAATAAAGACAAATACCAGATAATATCCGCTGAACATGGTTGCATAAAAATGCGGGAAAGCGGCAAACATCGCACCTGCTGCTGTAATCAGCCACACTTCGTTGGCATCCCAGAATGGACCAATCGTATTGATCATCAAACGTTTTTGTTGGTCATTACGCGGCACCAATCCTGTGGCCATTCCTACGCCAAAATCAAAGCCTTCCAGAAAAAAGAAGCCAGTAAACAGCACAGCAATCAATAGGAACCATAAATCATTTAGCGACAATGGTGTCACCCCCTTGAGCAAAAGGATCATGAATTACCGTTTGTTGATGCGGCTCAATATCTGGACCTTTGCGAGCCGTACGGTAAAACAGAAACGCCAGCACACCTGTTAAAATTAAATACAATGTGGTAAATGAGATGAACGAGAACAACACTTCTCCAGCCACAACAGTAGGCGAAACAGAATCTTTCGTTTGAAGTAAACCAAATACAGTCCACGGTTGGCGACCTATTTCAGTCATGATCCAACCTGAAGTGTTCCCAATGAATGGAAGGGATATCCCCCATATCATAAGACGGAAGAACCAGCGATGTGAACCTTCCAACTTTTTACGGAACGTCAGGTAAGCTCCGTATAAAGCGAGTGCAATCATGCCACATCCCGCCGCAATCATAATGCGGAAGCTCCAGAACGTGGTTCTTACTGGCGGGATATAATCTCCCGGACCATAGGTTTTCTCATATTCTGCCTGAAGCTCATTCATACCAGGCACAGAGCCGGTAAATTTACTATAGGATAGAAAACTCAAAGCAAAAGGAACTTTAATCTCAAAGGTATTTTCCTTTTTTCCAGGATCAATCCATGCGATAACTGTCCAAGGAGCGGGGTCACCGCTGTTCTCCCATAAGCCCTCACTGGCAGCCATCTTCATCGGTTGTGTTTTCACTAAATATTGAGCCTGACCATGACCAAACAAAGGAATAGCTATGGCGCTGATTAAGGCAACAATAATGCTCAATTTGAAAGAAGGTTTAAAAAAGTCCATATTCTTTTTTTGCATCAGCTTCCATGCACTGATACCCGCGATCAGAAATGCTCCTGTCGCAAAAGCAGCAAACAGCGTATGCGGAAATTCCCATAGCAGTTGTTCGTTCGTTAGCAGAGCGGCAAAATCTTTCATTTCTGCACGTCCATTTTGAATCTCATATCCTACGGGACGCTGCATGAATGAATTAGCAGCTAGAATCCACAATGCCGATAACATCGTACCGATAGATACCAACCACATACAGATTAAATGGACCGTTTTGGACAATCTTTCCCAACCGAATACCCATAATCCGATAAACGTCGATTCTAGAAAAAATGCAAGCAATGCTTCAATCGCCAGCGGCGTACCGAATACATCACCGACAAAACGGGAAAAGTCCGACCAGTTCATCCCGAACTGGAATTCTTGCAAAATCCCGGTGACTACGCCCAGTGCAAAGTTAATCAGCAGAAACGTTCCCCAGAATTGAGCCATTTTTTTGTACAAGTCATTTTTCTTGATAACATACATCGTCTCCATAATTGCCACCAATAACGACAATCCAATAGAGATCGGCACATAAACAAAGTGAAGAATCGTTGTAGTTGCAAACTGCAACCGTGCCAAATCCAATACGTCCATGATGTTGCTCCTCCCCCTGCACTTCTCTTAACAATGATTTATAGTATTATAATCTGAAGTCTTCTCCATTTGTGATAGTATTCACATTCTTACATATGCAGCGGTCACTTTTTAGAAAATGACTCACTCCGTACCTTCACCATGGCTGTCATGATCCGGCTTCAGATTTATCCCCATTATATAGAATAAATTTAAATGAAATAGAATCGAAAATGTGAACATCGTGTCAAAGCTGTGTCATAATGGTGGCGATTTGATGAAAACGCCCTAAACTCCATAACAAATGTGACATTTTCGATTGATCTATCCATTTTTTCATCATAAAAAAAGAGCCTCTCTTCGTTCGAAGGTTATACCTCCGACATCTGCAAGAGAGACTTCATAGCGTTAAACCTAGGAATCTATCAACAGCCATCTGTTCCTCCGTTCTTTTGAACCCGATTACGGTAGGAGGAAGGTGACATTCCAGCATACTTTTTAAATTTACTATGAAAATAATCTGCATTCGCATATCCCACGCGTTCCGCCACCTGGTGTACCTTAATTCCTTGTGCAAGCAATTCCCTTGCTCGCTCAATCCTCACCTTATCCAGGTAGGCATTAAAGGCCTCGCCAGTATGACTTTTGAACAGTTTGCCCAAATAGCCACTATTGTAATTGAACATATCTGCCAGTAACTCCAGTCGCAAATTTTCATCATAATGACTATGTATAAAGTCAATCATTTGTTTCATGATGATGCCCTTGCCACCAGATTCAGTCTGGCCAATCCATTGCAACACATGCTCCAGCGAGTGATCCACCAGCTCGCCCAATGTGGAATAAGCATATACATCGGTTATAAAGCTGGAGTGCTCCTCCAGCACGGTTCTGCTGTGATCCTGTCCGGCTACATACTTGTTTAACGCCAGTGTGAATGTTTGGGCGAACGCCGCCTTGATTGCAGATTCTGTGCGATAAATCCGTGGAAATTGGTCTTCCATTTCCTTAATGACACGGGTTGCAGCTTCACTATTAGCCATATCTAGCGCATAGTACAGCTTTTCTGCATAACGTAGGGGATCATTTGTAGCACGATCAGACGCTCCACTCATTTCAGCCTCAACTGTCTCCAATTCGTGTAGGTCTCCGGAAAGCATGACTCTTTCTGCCCGGAACAAAAACGTACGTTCTAACAATCGTAGTGCCTGTTCAAAAGATCTGGGAATGTCGTTAAGAATGGATACAGGATCACCGGCAGCCACATAAATTTCCGTTGCCCACGGCTTTAGCTCCTGTCGCCAAGCAGCCAGTAACTGAACAGCATCTTTCTCCGTTTTTAACGTGGCGGGAAGCAAAAGACCCATATATATTCCAGCCTCAAACATGATACCTCTGCCCTGCTCATGGCACAATTCCGTTAGCCGCTGCTTTGCTGCCGACTGCCGAGCTTGCCGATCCCAGTCAGGAATACGTAAATCCAGCAGAATAACCTGATAGCTACTCCAGTCCAACGCTGGTAACGCGGGCTGTTGTCCATGTTTTCCGTTACCGCTTTGATGTTCAGCTTGCTCGGATGCTTTGTGCAGAGAATCGCTGCCTTCTACGGCATTACGAGCATGCTCTCGATGAACCGGAAACAATAATGCTTCGATCCAATTACGCTCATGGGAAGGCGTACTTCCCCATTTACCGTCTTCTTTCTCGTCCTCAATGTTTTGCCATACCCGTTTCAACTCTGTCGTCATTTCTTCCTCATCAACTGGCTTCAGTAGATAGCCATCTACCCCGAAGCCCAAGGCTTGCCGTGCATAATCAAAGTCTGCATATCCGCTTAATATGAGAAAATGAAACGGCTCTCCGTTCTTTTCACGTATGCTTCGTATGACCTCCAGTCCACTCATCCCGGGCATACGAATATCTACAATGACCAACTCCGGCCGATGCTCTCCGAACTTATCCAGAGCCTCGCGTCCGTTCCCTGCCGTATCGACAATACGGAAGCCACAATTCCCCCAGTCAATAATAGAGGACAATCCTTCACGAATCGCAGGCTCATCATCTACAATCATTGCTTTATACATTTGACTCTTCCTCCCTTGGTATGGAAAAGTATACGGTTGTTCCTACTTGTAATGCGCTTTCAATATGCAGTCCATAACGTTCGCCGTACATCAATGTCAGACGTTGATGTACATTACGCAGGCCAATACTGCTCCCTTCCGGCTCATCCGCCCCCCTGATCCGATCTAGCAGACGGGTCAGTTGCCCAGCTTCCATGCCGATCCCGTCATCTTCTACTTTAATTTTCAACTCTCTTTGTTCTATTGTAATATCTACCTTCACGGTAACTGGCTCTTCCTTATTTTCCAGGCCATGAATGACTGCATTTTCCACCAGCGGTTGTATGATTAAGGGAGGAATCGACATGTCCGTC
This window contains:
- a CDS encoding carbohydrate ABC transporter permease — protein: MTNKAFNATRSEKLFDLFNYILMALIVVLTLYPFLNVLAISLNNSTDTVRGGIYIWPRQFTLENYKTIFQYDGLLQGLQISILRTLVGTVLGLICASMLAFTLSRVEFRARKFISTFLALTMYFSGGMVPVFILMRDLHLLGSFWVYIFPGLISAFNVFVIRSFMDGLPYALQESAKLDGANDFTIYWRIILPLCKPVLATIALFLAVGQWNAWFDTYLYNGGAPQWTTLQYELMKILQSTQQGGSSMTNSNDMAKQMAQISPESIKMAITITVTLPILMVYPFLQKYFVGGMTLGAVKS
- a CDS encoding ABC transporter permease produces the protein MGSSTETASSNGAVIPESNRGRPRKARGPKPERGRKGLWDSVKQQKYLYFMSIPFVIWVFVFSYLPLWGWTMAFQNYKPAKSFSDQKWVGLNNFIELFQDERFYLVLRNTLAMSLMGIIFGFVVPIFFAILLNELRGMLFKRFVQTISYLPHFVSWVVVAGLVTKMLSIDGGIVNDILVALHIVDEPIQFMAKGSWFWYIVTASDIWKETGWNTIIYLAAITGIDQEQYEASRVDGASRWRQMWHITLPGIRSTIAVLFIMAIGHLVSNGFEKQFLLGNSLVTDYSEVLDLYALNYGINLGRFSYGTAIGIFNSLVSILLLFTANGIFKKLTKESIM
- a CDS encoding cupredoxin domain-containing protein; translated protein: MLIGFVALSMGGFVLFYFQGSVSSFPATQPKQAQEEPDKTKYEIVTVGVKGDGFYPENIEVKAGVPTKINFKKMTSFTCIDEVQSLKIGMDVYLDHENNYFTVKDLKPGVYEYNCGMYMYYGTITVK
- the cydC gene encoding thiol reductant ABC exporter subunit CydC: MRVTDNSRQGWFVTYLRQYFWAFLVAALLGALAIGCAGALLFTSGHLITRSALKPENILMVYVPIVLVRTFGFSKAVIQYLERLVGHDAALRLVSRMRVRLYRAVEPQALMIRSKFRTGDLLGMLAEDIEQLQNIYLKLVLPALSALLIYAAGIWALGRMDGTFALLMALYGGFLLFIAPAISLWTSLAKRRVFKQERSKAYQELTDALFGMSDLVLSGRTGHFLSTFTQRHNRAAVMENSLRRSEWRSHWIAQCVVGAGVVIMTVWAGGLVAQNRIEATWLASFALVAFPLLDAFVRAGEAVVHAPEYQDSVRRLKDSEKDTPTPGAGGTADILEEQATAMRLGHGGDLLLNNVSYRYATTQEWSVRDISLHVPQGGKVALLGRSGAGKSTLLNLIQGALQPDEGSVTVAGIPVYTGGAYSSLFAVLNQQPYLFDTTVANNIRLGRPDATLDEVRAVTEQVGLGALIDSLPEGYDTRMQETGLRFSGGEKQRIALARILLKNHPIVLLDEPTVGLDPLTEHELMQTMFRVLEGKTLIWITHHLTGMEHMDEVIFMEQGTISMRGSHEQLWQEHPRYRNLYELDHPSL
- the cydD gene encoding thiol reductant ABC exporter subunit CydD, coding for MDKAWFELKGIRPVMLLLAALSLLQGAAVIAQAVFLAKAVTILFDKNPLVMAWPSLALFFAAFAMRHTMIWLQRRTAGRFAEASGASLRERLLARLFERGPGFAAQEGSGKLVTLALDGMDRFRTYLELSIPRMIDMMAVTILVLVYVFTLDVISGVILTTTMPILVGFFILLGLAARKQADKQWRSYRLLSHHFTDSLRGLQTLRFLGRSQEHGETVGKVSDQYRTATMRTLRVAFLSSFALDFFSMLSVAFVAVGLGLRLISGSVGLEAALAVLILAPEYFMPIRQLGSDYHASLDGKEAWGAIRSILSTEDDATKPNKPAANDKGLDITGQDILELSDVCLLNEDGSARLEHVSAHVEPHMNMIGIVGASGAGKTTLLSLLGGFADPTSGELLLNGCGLGGEAKTEWQRHIAYIPQHPYLFSASLADNIRFYEPEASNQQVEWAIDAVGLRELVDGLPGGMNEPIGEAGRTLSGGQAQRIALARALLSNRPVILLDEPTAHLDIETEWELKQTILSVLKHKRVFLATHRLHWMPDMDCVWMMNQGRLEEVGSHQQLIARKGAYYRLLTGMSEGGNGRYESNGQ
- the cydB gene encoding cytochrome d ubiquinol oxidase subunit II; this encodes MSLNDLWFLLIAVLFTGFFFLEGFDFGVGMATGLVPRNDQQKRLMINTIGPFWDANEVWLITAAGAMFAAFPHFYATMFSGYYLVFVFILLGLILRGVSFEFRGKAEGKWWTGTWDACILIGSFLPPMLFGMAFAALVKGVPIQQNMDLKAGFSDVFNGYTVWIGLTVVGMCLMHGLTFISLRTIGEVRDRARVIASKFLPVLGILLAGMVVWTYFATDLFARRGPFMYAAVAVGIVAYVLTWYFLKQRREGWAFGMTGAVILLTFVSLFVGLFPRFMVSSINSAFDLTIYNASSSHYTLKAMTIVAATLLPFVLAYQAWSYFVFHKRLSEKDHLEY
- a CDS encoding cytochrome ubiquinol oxidase subunit I, producing the protein MDVLDLARLQFATTTILHFVYVPISIGLSLLVAIMETMYVIKKNDLYKKMAQFWGTFLLINFALGVVTGILQEFQFGMNWSDFSRFVGDVFGTPLAIEALLAFFLESTFIGLWVFGWERLSKTVHLICMWLVSIGTMLSALWILAANSFMQRPVGYEIQNGRAEMKDFAALLTNEQLLWEFPHTLFAAFATGAFLIAGISAWKLMQKKNMDFFKPSFKLSIIVALISAIAIPLFGHGQAQYLVKTQPMKMAASEGLWENSGDPAPWTVIAWIDPGKKENTFEIKVPFALSFLSYSKFTGSVPGMNELQAEYEKTYGPGDYIPPVRTTFWSFRIMIAAGCGMIALALYGAYLTFRKKLEGSHRWFFRLMIWGISLPFIGNTSGWIMTEIGRQPWTVFGLLQTKDSVSPTVVAGEVLFSFISFTTLYLILTGVLAFLFYRTARKGPDIEPHQQTVIHDPFAQGGDTIVAK
- a CDS encoding response regulator transcription factor gives rise to the protein MYKAMIVDDEPAIREGLSSIIDWGNCGFRIVDTAGNGREALDKFGEHRPELVIVDIRMPGMSGLEVIRSIREKNGEPFHFLILSGYADFDYARQALGFGVDGYLLKPVDEEEMTTELKRVWQNIEDEKEDGKWGSTPSHERNWIEALLFPVHREHARNAVEGSDSLHKASEQAEHQSGNGKHGQQPALPALDWSSYQVILLDLRIPDWDRQARQSAAKQRLTELCHEQGRGIMFEAGIYMGLLLPATLKTEKDAVQLLAAWRQELKPWATEIYVAAGDPVSILNDIPRSFEQALRLLERTFLFRAERVMLSGDLHELETVEAEMSGASDRATNDPLRYAEKLYYALDMANSEAATRVIKEMEDQFPRIYRTESAIKAAFAQTFTLALNKYVAGQDHSRTVLEEHSSFITDVYAYSTLGELVDHSLEHVLQWIGQTESGGKGIIMKQMIDFIHSHYDENLRLELLADMFNYNSGYLGKLFKSHTGEAFNAYLDKVRIERARELLAQGIKVHQVAERVGYANADYFHSKFKKYAGMSPSSYRNRVQKNGGTDGC